CGACAAGCAGCAGATCGTGTTGCTGCGGCCGTTGCCGGCGCGGTGGTAGCGCGCCGGATACGCGGTGCCATGGGGCGCTGGCGTGACGGTCGTCGCGCTGTGCTGGCGCGCCTGGCAGGTCGGCGCGAGTCAGCGTGGGCGCCGCGGTTGCGGCGACTCGCGCTGGTGCCGGCCGTGGTGCTGGCCTGCCTGGCGCTGGCTGCCACGGCGCCGCTGCAGCGGCTGGCGCTGCCATGCCTGGACCTGGGCTGGCAGCTGTTGCGCGGCCTGCCGCCTGCCAACGATGAGGACAAGGGCCGGCAGGTGCTCATCGTCGGCATCGATGAGGCGTCGATTGCCGCCAGCGGCAAGCCATTTGCCCTGATGCACGGCGAACTGGCGCAATTGCTCGATGGCCTGCGTCTCGGCGGGGCCAGCGCGGTCGGCCTCGATCTCGTGCTGCCGCCCCGCAGCCACGCCGCGCTGCTGCCCGGCGCCAGCCGGCAACTGGCGCTGGCGCTGGCATCGGTGCGCGATCACGGCATGCCGCTGGTGATCGGCGCGCCGCCCACGGCTGCGGCTGCCGCCGATGATGCGGCGCGCCTGTATGCCGCCATCGTTGGCGAAGCGGGGCTGGCATCGTTGCAGGTGCCGCAGGACGCGGACGGCGTGCTGCGCCGGGCGCCGGTGGTGGCGGCGGGCGCGGGCGCCGCCACGCAGGGCGGCTGGCCGGCGCTCAGCGCGCAACTGGCGGCGCAGCTGGGCGCGCCGGTGCGCGCCGGTTACGTCGATTTCCGCCTCGGCGCACCATTCGATTACGTGTCGCTGGCGCATGTACTGGCGTTGGTGCGCCAGGGCGACCATGACCGCCTGCGCGCCCTGTTCGGCGCCCGCGCGGTACTGGTCGGCGCCATCCTGCCCGACCAGGACCGGCAACGCTTGCCCGTGGCGCTGGCCGGGTGGGAACGGGGCACGACAACGGCAGGCGTGGTATTCCAGGCGCAATTGCTGCGCAGCCAGCTGGCGCAGCGCATGGTGCAGCCGCTGTGGCTGGCCGAGGCGGGCGCCGCGCTGGTGGCGGGGCTGCTGCTATGGCGGCTGCGCCACCGGCCGCGTGCCGCCACCGTGGCTGCTGCCAGCGTGGCCGTGCTGGCAGCGATGTTGACGCTGCTGGGCCTGTACTACCGGTGGCTGGCCCTGCCGCTGGCCTGCTGGCTGGTGCTGCTGGCGGGCGTAACCTGGTGCTGGTGGCGCGCCTACCGCGACCAGCGCGCCGGCCAGCGCCGGCTGCGCAGCATCTTTGCCGGCTACGTCAGCCCGGCCATACTCGAGACCATCGTCAGCGGCGACCTGCGCGCCGGCCTGGCCAGCCAGCGCCAGCCGCTCGCCTTCCTGTTCGCCGACCTGCGCGGCTTTACCGCCCTGTGCGCAGTGCTGCCGCCGGAACAGGTGATCGCGCTGCTGAACCGCTACTACGCCGCCATCACGGTGCCGCTGCACCACCACGGCGGCACCATCGACAAGTTCAGCGGCGATGGGGTGATGGTGTTTTTCGGCGCCCCCGCACCCAGCGCCAATCCTTGCCGCGACGCGCTGCTGGCGGCCCACGGCGTGCTCGCTGCCCTGGCGCTGCTCAATGCCGAACTGGCGCGCGAAGGCAGGGCGCCGCTGCGCGCGGGCATTGGCATCGCCTACGGCGACGCCGTGCTCGGCAACGTGGGTACGCCCGAGCGCCACGATTACACAGCCACGGGCGCCGCCACCGCGCTGGCTGCCCACATCCAGCAACACTGCAAGCGCACGCCCCACGCGCTGCTGATGGCGCGCGAAGTGCTGGTGCGCGCTGCGCTGGCGCCCGCAGCTGCCGCCGGCTACGTGCTGCTGGACTGCCATCTCGACAAGCATGGCCAGGTGGCGCTGGCCGCCTACCCCGATGTGAAAGGAAGCTGATGGACAAGCGATGGACTGGATGGCTGCTATTCTCGGCGCTGACCGGCTCGGTGCTGGCGGCACACGCCGCGCCGCTGCAGGTAACGCAAGTGCACGGCACGGTACAGCAAGGTGCGCGCAGCGTGCGCCTGCTCGACATGCTCGACGATGGCGCCAGCCTGACGCTGGCCGAGGCCGCCATACTGGTGGGGTGGGACGCGCAGTCGGACCGGCGCTATGTGTTTGCCGGTCCCTCCCGCGTAACGCTGACCGTCAACGGCCCGGTACTGGCCGGATCCGGCAGCATGCAGGTGCTGGCGCCGCGCCGCCCGCTGCGCGCCGCCCCGAACGAGGCGACGGTCATGGCCGGCGCCATCATGCGCTCGGCCACGCCGTCCGCGCCGGCGCCAGCCCATGCCGCGTTGTCACCGGCATCGACTGGCGCGCCGGCACAGCAGGCGGACCGGGTGCTGCCGCTGGCGCTGGCGACGTTCAACTGGCGCAACCGGCCACACATCGGTGACTGGATTTTCCGGCTCCACGACGGCAGCGGCGCGCTCGTGCACGAGGCCACGGTGGCGGCGCCGCGCTACCGCCTGCCGCCACAGCTGCTGCTGGCGCCTGCGCAGGCTTACCGCTGGTCGGTGGCCTGGCACGATGGCAGCGCCGTGGTGCAGGGCCCTTCCCAGCCGGTGCAGACGATGGCGCGGCAGCCGGTGGTCATGCCGGGTGCGCACGCCAGCGCCGCTGAACGCGCCGGCGCGGCGCTGCTGTTGCGCGACAACGGCCAGCTCGAACAGGCGCGCCAGCTGGCGCCGGCGCTGCTGGATGACACGCCATGAGCGGGCCGGCCTGGCCCGGGTCGCATTCACTGCGCCGGCAGCAGGGCCGCGCTGCGCTGGCGCTGGCCGTGCTGCTGTCGCCAGCCATGGCGCCAGCGTCGGTCGCAGCCGCGCCCGTGTCCGCGCCCGTGTCGGCAGCACCATTGCGGGCGCAGGTCGAAGACCTGGCCGGTTCCGGGCGCTACCGTGCGGCGCTGGCGCAAGCGGAACCGGCGCTGGCGCTGGCCGAGCGCAATTTCGCATCCGGCACGCCGGCGGCGCAGATGGCGCTGCTAGAAGCCCTGTACGCCGTTGGCCACCTGCGCTACCTGGCCGGCGACGCGCAACTGGCACTGCAGCATTACAGTCGTGCGCTGGCCGTCAGCCAAGGCGTTGCGCCGCAGCTGGCGCTGCGCTGGGCACCGATCCTGGTGCCCGCTTTTGACGAGCTGGCGAAACGGCGCGGCGCCCATGCGCTGGCCGTGCAACAGCTCGCACCCGTGCTGGCCTACCCCGGCATGGAGTCCGCCGCCGCCTGGTCGTTGCGCTTCGATGTGCGCAGCCGCCTCGGACGCGCCGCCCTGCGCGCCGGCGACGCGGCAGTGGCGCAGCGCGAGCTGGCGCTGGCCTTCGAGGAGCGCGTGGCGGCGATCGGCATCACGCTGCAAACACCGATCATGGTGGCGCACCAGCGCCAGGTGCGCGGCGACCTGACCACCTTGCGCAACGTCCAGCAGCGCATGCTGGAAACCGTGGGCGCCCTGGGCCAGACCCGCCAGATCAGCCGTGACGATGGCCGGCCTGCACGCGATTATGCGGTGCGCCATGACTGGCTCGAAGCCGATACCCCCGCCGCCAACCTGGTACGGCTGCACGCAGCCGAGCCGGAATGGCTGCTGGCGTTTTATCACGGTGCGTTTGCCGACTACGCGCGCAAGATGCAGCAGGTGCCGCAGGAGGAGGGCTATGTCGAACTGGAAATGGAATACGCCGTATTCGGCGCCTACCTGTCGGCTGCGGGCCGCTGGGCGCCGGCCGCCGAGGCCATCGTCCAGGCATTGCGCCTGAATGCGCTGCGCTTGCCGGCAGAGCAGGCGTACCTGACGCCGGATCACATGGTGGCGGCATTGGCCACGCGCCGCGCGCTCGTGCACCTGGCCGTATCGCACCAGCTGGCAGCCGATGCTGCCGATGCAGCCGGTACTGCAGGCGCCGCCGGCGTGCGCACCGTGGTCGGCGAACTCATGCAGATCAAGGAACTGTCCGGCGCTGTACGCCTGGGCCGCGCCGCCGCCCTGCGGCAGGCACTGGCGGCAGGTTCGGACCCTGTCGAGGTCGTGCTGGCGGCGCTGAACCGGCTCGACCCCAATGCCTCGTTCGAGGCGTATGCGCAGTACAGCAACCTCGACTTGCAACTGCAGACGCTGCTCGTGCCCTATACGGCGCCGTTGACGCTGACGCCCGGCGCCCGCCTGCTGGCCCAGGTGCAGGGCGCACTCGGTGACGAGGTGCTGCTTGCCTACAGCGTCCATCAACCGCTCGACTTTGCCACGATGACGTGGCAGCCGCCGCGCTACCTGGGCCAGCTGGTCAGCGCGCAGCGCGTCACCATGGCGGAGCTGGGGCCGGCCGCAGCCATCAACGCGGAGCTGGCCGACTGGCGCGCGGCCCTGCTGGCGGGCGCCGCCACCGAGCACGCAGGCGGCGCAGCAGCAGCCACTCCCGTTGCCGCCGTTGCTGGCCTTGCCGACGCATTCGGCGTCGAGGCTGTCGCCGCGGGCGGTTCCGACGTGCCGTATCGGCGCCTGTTACAGCCCTTGCTGGGCAAGCGCGCCGCCGCCGCGTCCTACGTGGTGTGGCCCGATGCCGAACTGGCGCAACTGCCGTTCGAGGCGCTGGTCGATGACAGCGGCCAGTACCTGCTGGCGCGCGGTCCGTGGCGTTACCTGGGCGCGGTGCGGCAGTTGCTGGCGGCGCCGTCCGCCAGTCGCAGCGGCGGCGCTGCCGTGGTGCTGGGCGCCCCTGATTTTGACGCCGGACCGGCCCCGGTGGCGCCGGCCGTCGCAGCGGCGGCGCTGCGGCCAGCGTTGCAGCAGCTGCGCTTCAAAGCCTTGCCGGCGGCGGCAGGCGAAGCTGCTGCAGTGGCGGCGGCGTTGCGCGGCGCCGGCCAGCCGGTGCAGTTGTACTCGGGCGCGCAGGCCAGCACGCAGGTGCTGCGCAAGCTGCATGGCCCGCGCTACCTGCACCTGGCCACGCACGGCTTTTTCCTCGGCGAAGCCGGTGGCGGCAGCGAAGAAGTGCTCGGCAAGGATGGCCAGGCTTACCTGCACGACATGCAGGTGCCGCAATTTAACAGTGGCCTGGCGCTGGCCGGCGTCAACCGTGCCCCGGCCGCCATCGGCAATCCCGGTCTGCTGTTCGCTTCCCAGCTGGCGCAGCTCGACCTCGACGGCACGGAACTGGCGGTGCTGTCGGCCTGCGAGAGCGGCGCCGGCATGGTCGTGGCAGGCGAAACCGTGGACAGCCTGCGCCAGTCGCTCGAGGCGGCCGGCGCGCGCAGCGCCGTCACCACGCTGTGGCCGGTATCGGATGCCGCCAGTGCCGACCTGATGGGACATTTTTACCGCGGCCTGGCCGCCGGCTTGGACAAGGGCGAGGCGTTGCGGCAGGCCAAGCTGGCGCTGGCGCCGCGTTGGCACCACCCGTATTTCTGGGCGCCCTACGTGCTCAGTGGCGCGCGCTGATGCAGCGTCAGTCGGCCAGCCACCAGGTATTGCGTCCCGCCGCCTTGGCGCGGTACAGCGCCACGTCGGCCTGCTTGTAGAGCTGTTCGTGGCTGTGGCCGCGCTGGTGCACCGCCGCGCCCACGCTGGCGCTGATCTCGATCGTCGCCCCTGCGGGCAGCAGCAGCGGTTGGGCCAGGTCGTGAAGCATGCGTGCGCACATGGGCGCCAGGGTGGCGCGGTCGGTGGCCTGGCCCAGCAATACGGCGAACTCGTCGCCGCCCAGGCGGAACACCCGGTCCGACTCGCGCACCGCCGCCAGCAGGCGTCCGGCGGCCGCCACCAGCAGGGTGTCCCCGGCGTCGTGGCCATAGGTGTCGTTGACCGGTTTGAAGTGGTCGAGATCGACCAGCAGCAGGGTGAAGCCGGGGCTGCCGCGCTCGGTTTGCGCCACCAGCAGGCGCAGTTCGTCGCTGAACAGGCGCCGGTTGGCCAGGCCGGTGAGGGGATCGCTGTAGGCCAGGGTTTCCAGCTGGGCCTGGGTAGCGCGCAGTTCGGCGGTGCGTGCTTGCACCATCGCCTCCAGTTCGCGCTGGCGCCGGCGCAGGTACCGGGTGCGGAGCTGCATCAGGCCGGCCAGCAGCAACAGCGCCAGCAGCACCGCGCCCAGGCGCGCCCACGGTTGCTGGTGCCAGGCGGTGAGCACCCGCACCGGCACTTCCAGCGGCGCCGACCATTCGCCGTTGCGGTTCGAGCCGCGCAGCAGCAAGATGTAGTCGCCCGGCGGCAGGTTGGTGTAGCTGGCGCGGCGGGTGGTGGCGTCGGTGCCGATCCAGTTGCGATCGAAGCCCTTGAGCTGGTAGGCATAGCGGTTGCGTTCGGGCGCGGAATAGTCGAGCGCGGCGAATTCGAGCGAGAAGCCGCGCTCGCGGCCTTCCGGCGTGACCGTGATCGGCGCGGCCTTGCGGCCGGCGACGTTGTAGATGCCGCTGGGGATTTCCTGGTCGCCCAGCAGGATGCGGGTCACTGCCACTGGCGCCGCGTAGCGCCACGGTACCTGGGCGCGGGTGCGCAGCACGGTCAGGCCGGACAGGCCGCCGAACACCAGTTCGCCGGACGCGGTGCGGGTGCCGGAATTGGTCCAGTACAACGGCAGCTGCACGCCGTCGCCGGCGCCGAACGCCTGCACCGCCAGCGTGCGCGGCGCGATGCGCGCCAGGCCATTGTCGGTGCTGGCCCAGATCGCGCCATCGACATCTTGCAGCACCATGTTGGCGCTGTTGTCGGGCATGCCCTGCAGCTTGCTGAAGCGGCGGAAGCGCCGCTGGCCGTCCGCGTCGGTGCGTTCGAGCAGGATCACGCCGGTGCCGAAGTTCGACAGCCATAACCGTCCCTCGCGGTCGAGCAGCAGCGACGACACGTAGCCGGGCGGCAGGCGGTCGGCCGTAGCGAGTTCTGTGGGCACCAGTTCCACGCCGGCGCTGGCGCCGTCGTGGCGGCCCAGGCGCGCCAGCCCGGTGCGGGTGCCGATCCAGAGATCGTCGCCGGCCACCAGCAGCGCCGTCACGCGCGGATCGCCCAGGCGCTGGATTTCGTGGCGCAGCAGGCGCGCCGTGTCGCGGCTGTCCGCAGCCGGCAGTTGCAACGCCCGCACGCCTTCCAGGTCGCCCAGCCACAGCATGCGGTCGCTTACCGCCAGCGCCCACACTTCCTCTTTGAGCGCGCGGCCCGGCACCGGCACCACGCGCGCGCTGCGGCCGTCGGCGTCCGCGCGGTACAAGCCTTGCTGGGTGCCGAGGTAGATCTCGCCATCGGGCCCGGGCACGATGGCCAGTACCCGGCCCTTGGGCAGCCCGGGCACGGTCGCCGCCTGGCCGCCCAGCGGATCGACGATCTTGACGCCGCCGCTGGCGATGGACAGCCACAGGCGGCCGTCCGGCGCCTGCATCATGGCCGGCACGCTGAGCACGCCGCTGGCGTCGGCACCGAGGTCGCGCACCGTGGCGATCGCGTCCGACACCGGTCCGTGCTGGCTGACGCCGCCCATGGTGGCCACGAAGACGATGCCGCCGCGCTCGCGGAACATGGTCATGATGTTGTTGTCGGGCAGGCTGTCGGGCGTGTCGGCGCGGTGGCGGATGCGGCGCGACTCGCCGCTGCGCACGTCCAGCACCACGATGCCGCCCGCGCTGCCGTCGGTGCCGATCCACAGCTGGTCGGGCGCCGCTTCGATAATCGATACCACGCGCTCCTGCTGCAAGGTCGATGCCGGCCCGCTTTCGCGCACCGCCGTGGCTTGCAGCGTGGCCGCATCGAGCAGGAAGGCGCCGTTGGCGCGGGTGCCGGCCCAGATGCGCCCGGCGCTGTCCTGGAACAGCGCGGTGAACGCCGGCACGGTTCCATCGCCCACGGCCACCGGCCGCACGCGTTGTTGTTTATCCAGCAGGAACAGGCCGCGTTCGGTAGCGATCCACAGCCGGCCATCGGCCGCGCGCAGCAACTGGTTGATGCCGGCGACCGGCAGCGACGCTCCTGCAGCGTAAGCCATGCGGGTGACCACGCCGGCGGCGTCGATGCGGTCGATGCCGGTGCCATGGCCCACCAGCAGGCCGTCCGCGCCGTCGTCGGCCATGGCGGCAACGCCGCCATTGGCCAGGCCGCCGGGACCGGCGCGGTAGCGCACGAAGTTGTCGTGCGCAGCGTCATAGCGCGCCACGCCGCCCGAATTCATGCCGATCCACAGGCGGCCCCGTTGGTCGATGTGCAGGCTCAGGATGTAGTTGTCGGGCAGGGTGTCGGTGCGGGCGGCGTCCGCCCCGTACTTGGTATAGCGGTTGCCATCCCAGCGCAGCAGGCCGGTCTGGGTGCCGATCCAGACAAAGCCCTGCCGGTCCTGGACAAACGCTTCGCCGCCGGACATATCGGCTTGCTGGTAGTGCCTGAACGCGGTGTGGGCCAGGCGGCTCCAGCGCTCGGCGGCGCAGGCATCGGCGGCGCATGCCAGGTGCAGCATGACCAGCATGACGATGGCAAGCAGGCGGCCCCATGCCGCCTGCGCCAACGCTGGCCATGCGCCGCTGGCGCCGCCGCGTGCGGGGCGCGCCGGCATGACATGGCAGCGATATCTATTGCTTATTAGCATGAAGCCACTATACCGTAGCGTCCATGGTGAGCGTTGTGGCATTTTTGCTACGAGCGGGGCGTCTTTCATCGAAGGTCGCGCAATCGCGGCGGGGCGGTTATAATCGTCGCGCTGCCCGGTGGCTTACACCGGGCGGCACACGCTAGGGGTCCTGCGCACGGCATACAGCTGTGGCGCGGGTGAGAAATACCCTCCGAACCTGATCTGGATAATGCCAGCGAAGGGAAGCTCAGGACAACGCCGCCACGGTTTTCGTGGATATCTGGTGTCGTCCTACCTCCTTTGCTGGCTCCTGTAGCCAACCAAGGAGCCACATGAACGCCCACCAGAAATTCCTGTCCGCCACCGCCACGGTGGACCAGGCAGCGATCCACCCGCTGCCCAATTCCAGCAAAGTCTATATACAAGGCAGCCGTCCCGACCTGCGCGTGCCGATGCGCCGCATCACCCAGGCCGACACGCCCGCCTCGTTCGGCTTCGAGACCAATCCACCGGTTTACGTGTACGACACGTCGGGTCCGTACACCGACCCCGAGGCCGTGATCGACATCCGCTCGGGCCTGGCCGCCACGCCGCGCCTGCCTTGGATACTCGAGCGCGACGACACCGAGGAACTGAGCGGTCCCACGTCCGAGTACGGTCAGGCGCGCCTGGCCGATCCGGCGCTCGCCGAGCTGCGTTTTAATTT
This is a stretch of genomic DNA from Duganella zoogloeoides. It encodes these proteins:
- a CDS encoding CHASE2 domain-containing protein codes for the protein MGRWRDGRRAVLARLAGRRESAWAPRLRRLALVPAVVLACLALAATAPLQRLALPCLDLGWQLLRGLPPANDEDKGRQVLIVGIDEASIAASGKPFALMHGELAQLLDGLRLGGASAVGLDLVLPPRSHAALLPGASRQLALALASVRDHGMPLVIGAPPTAAAAADDAARLYAAIVGEAGLASLQVPQDADGVLRRAPVVAAGAGAATQGGWPALSAQLAAQLGAPVRAGYVDFRLGAPFDYVSLAHVLALVRQGDHDRLRALFGARAVLVGAILPDQDRQRLPVALAGWERGTTTAGVVFQAQLLRSQLAQRMVQPLWLAEAGAALVAGLLLWRLRHRPRAATVAAASVAVLAAMLTLLGLYYRWLALPLACWLVLLAGVTWCWWRAYRDQRAGQRRLRSIFAGYVSPAILETIVSGDLRAGLASQRQPLAFLFADLRGFTALCAVLPPEQVIALLNRYYAAITVPLHHHGGTIDKFSGDGVMVFFGAPAPSANPCRDALLAAHGVLAALALLNAELAREGRAPLRAGIGIAYGDAVLGNVGTPERHDYTATGAATALAAHIQQHCKRTPHALLMAREVLVRAALAPAAAAGYVLLDCHLDKHGQVALAAYPDVKGS
- a CDS encoding CHAT domain-containing protein, which encodes MSGPAWPGSHSLRRQQGRAALALAVLLSPAMAPASVAAAPVSAPVSAAPLRAQVEDLAGSGRYRAALAQAEPALALAERNFASGTPAAQMALLEALYAVGHLRYLAGDAQLALQHYSRALAVSQGVAPQLALRWAPILVPAFDELAKRRGAHALAVQQLAPVLAYPGMESAAAWSLRFDVRSRLGRAALRAGDAAVAQRELALAFEERVAAIGITLQTPIMVAHQRQVRGDLTTLRNVQQRMLETVGALGQTRQISRDDGRPARDYAVRHDWLEADTPAANLVRLHAAEPEWLLAFYHGAFADYARKMQQVPQEEGYVELEMEYAVFGAYLSAAGRWAPAAEAIVQALRLNALRLPAEQAYLTPDHMVAALATRRALVHLAVSHQLAADAADAAGTAGAAGVRTVVGELMQIKELSGAVRLGRAAALRQALAAGSDPVEVVLAALNRLDPNASFEAYAQYSNLDLQLQTLLVPYTAPLTLTPGARLLAQVQGALGDEVLLAYSVHQPLDFATMTWQPPRYLGQLVSAQRVTMAELGPAAAINAELADWRAALLAGAATEHAGGAAAATPVAAVAGLADAFGVEAVAAGGSDVPYRRLLQPLLGKRAAAASYVVWPDAELAQLPFEALVDDSGQYLLARGPWRYLGAVRQLLAAPSASRSGGAAVVLGAPDFDAGPAPVAPAVAAAALRPALQQLRFKALPAAAGEAAAVAAALRGAGQPVQLYSGAQASTQVLRKLHGPRYLHLATHGFFLGEAGGGSEEVLGKDGQAYLHDMQVPQFNSGLALAGVNRAPAAIGNPGLLFASQLAQLDLDGTELAVLSACESGAGMVVAGETVDSLRQSLEAAGARSAVTTLWPVSDAASADLMGHFYRGLAAGLDKGEALRQAKLALAPRWHHPYFWAPYVLSGAR
- a CDS encoding ligand-binding sensor domain-containing diguanylate cyclase; this translates as MPARPARGGASGAWPALAQAAWGRLLAIVMLVMLHLACAADACAAERWSRLAHTAFRHYQQADMSGGEAFVQDRQGFVWIGTQTGLLRWDGNRYTKYGADAARTDTLPDNYILSLHIDQRGRLWIGMNSGGVARYDAAHDNFVRYRAGPGGLANGGVAAMADDGADGLLVGHGTGIDRIDAAGVVTRMAYAAGASLPVAGINQLLRAADGRLWIATERGLFLLDKQQRVRPVAVGDGTVPAFTALFQDSAGRIWAGTRANGAFLLDAATLQATAVRESGPASTLQQERVVSIIEAAPDQLWIGTDGSAGGIVVLDVRSGESRRIRHRADTPDSLPDNNIMTMFRERGGIVFVATMGGVSQHGPVSDAIATVRDLGADASGVLSVPAMMQAPDGRLWLSIASGGVKIVDPLGGQAATVPGLPKGRVLAIVPGPDGEIYLGTQQGLYRADADGRSARVVPVPGRALKEEVWALAVSDRMLWLGDLEGVRALQLPAADSRDTARLLRHEIQRLGDPRVTALLVAGDDLWIGTRTGLARLGRHDGASAGVELVPTELATADRLPPGYVSSLLLDREGRLWLSNFGTGVILLERTDADGQRRFRRFSKLQGMPDNSANMVLQDVDGAIWASTDNGLARIAPRTLAVQAFGAGDGVQLPLYWTNSGTRTASGELVFGGLSGLTVLRTRAQVPWRYAAPVAVTRILLGDQEIPSGIYNVAGRKAAPITVTPEGRERGFSLEFAALDYSAPERNRYAYQLKGFDRNWIGTDATTRRASYTNLPPGDYILLLRGSNRNGEWSAPLEVPVRVLTAWHQQPWARLGAVLLALLLLAGLMQLRTRYLRRRQRELEAMVQARTAELRATQAQLETLAYSDPLTGLANRRLFSDELRLLVAQTERGSPGFTLLLVDLDHFKPVNDTYGHDAGDTLLVAAAGRLLAAVRESDRVFRLGGDEFAVLLGQATDRATLAPMCARMLHDLAQPLLLPAGATIEISASVGAAVHQRGHSHEQLYKQADVALYRAKAAGRNTWWLAD